The following proteins come from a genomic window of Achromobacter sp. AONIH1:
- a CDS encoding VanZ family protein, which produces MAAPDSVQAPFWRPGLARVCVPAAALFFLALVTIGNLPGLAAQMSDAYGDKRLHLAAYATLTCLAYASFNRRPALLAFLSATALGALDEGIQSFFPYRQADLLDLLADISAAGATVISLHIGSAAIGSFRAVTKS; this is translated from the coding sequence ATGGCCGCGCCTGATTCCGTTCAGGCGCCCTTCTGGCGTCCGGGGCTGGCGCGCGTCTGCGTGCCGGCGGCGGCGCTGTTCTTCCTTGCGCTGGTGACGATCGGCAACCTGCCCGGCCTGGCCGCGCAGATGTCCGACGCCTACGGCGACAAGCGCCTGCACCTGGCCGCCTACGCCACGCTGACCTGCCTGGCCTACGCCTCGTTCAACCGGCGGCCCGCCCTGTTGGCATTCCTGTCCGCCACCGCGCTGGGCGCGCTGGATGAAGGCATCCAGTCGTTCTTCCCGTACAGACAGGCGGATCTCTTAGACCTTTTGGCCGATATCTCGGCGGCGGGTGCGACAGTAATCTCATTGCACATTGGTTCCGCAGCCATCGGCTCCTTTCGTGCAGTCACTAAGTCTTAA
- a CDS encoding mannose-1-phosphate guanylyltransferase/mannose-6-phosphate isomerase has product MTNPPPPYRAVILCGGSGSRLWPLSRELLPKQFIRLTDDRSLLQNTLLRLDSAGAQAHPTLVCNEAHRYIAAEQAQELGIKDAELILEPHARNTAPAIAAATLRAMRGGEDPVMLIMPSDHVLEDGEVLATAYAQAYLAARQGALVTFGITPTAPLSGYGYIQADAPAAMAPARRVRRFVEKPSPEVAQRFIEEGNYYWNSGMFAFQASVFLAEMDRLAPRMLQQVRAAIAAGHGDDALFQLDGPAFEACPSDSMDYAIMERTDSAVVIPLAAPWSDVGAWDAVWGIAPKSVEGNSTTGDVMVEDSRNCLIHSTSRLVASVGLDDIVVIETADAVLVAHKSRSQDVKRLVEAFKVQHRSELNHHREVQRPWGSYDSVGQGPRYQVKRITVKPGARLSSQMHHHRAEHWIVVSGTARIYNGDKQYLLTENQSTYIPLGEIHSLENPGKIPLEIIEVQSGAYLGEDDIVRFQDMYGRA; this is encoded by the coding sequence ATGACCAATCCCCCTCCCCCCTACCGCGCCGTCATCCTCTGCGGCGGATCGGGCTCGCGGCTGTGGCCGCTGTCGCGCGAGCTGCTGCCCAAGCAGTTCATCCGTTTGACCGATGACCGCAGCCTGCTGCAGAACACCCTGCTGCGGCTGGATTCGGCCGGCGCCCAGGCGCACCCCACGCTGGTGTGCAACGAAGCCCACCGCTACATCGCGGCCGAACAGGCGCAGGAGCTGGGCATCAAGGATGCCGAGCTGATCCTGGAGCCGCACGCCCGCAACACCGCGCCGGCCATCGCCGCCGCCACGCTGCGCGCCATGCGCGGCGGCGAGGACCCGGTGATGCTCATCATGCCCTCGGACCATGTGCTGGAGGACGGCGAGGTGCTGGCCACGGCCTATGCGCAGGCCTATCTGGCGGCGCGCCAGGGCGCGCTGGTGACGTTCGGCATCACCCCGACCGCGCCGCTCAGCGGCTATGGTTACATCCAGGCCGATGCGCCCGCCGCCATGGCGCCCGCCCGGCGCGTGCGCCGCTTCGTCGAAAAGCCCTCGCCGGAGGTCGCGCAGCGCTTCATCGAGGAAGGCAACTACTACTGGAATAGCGGCATGTTCGCGTTCCAGGCCTCGGTCTTCCTGGCCGAGATGGACCGGCTCGCGCCGCGCATGTTGCAGCAGGTGCGCGCCGCGATCGCCGCCGGGCATGGCGACGATGCGCTGTTCCAGCTTGACGGCCCCGCCTTCGAGGCCTGCCCCAGCGATTCGATGGACTACGCCATCATGGAACGCACCGACAGCGCCGTGGTCATCCCGCTGGCCGCGCCCTGGAGCGACGTGGGCGCCTGGGACGCGGTCTGGGGCATCGCCCCCAAATCGGTGGAGGGCAACTCGACCACCGGCGACGTGATGGTGGAGGATTCGCGCAACTGCCTGATCCATTCCACCAGCCGGCTGGTGGCCTCGGTGGGGCTGGACGACATCGTGGTGATCGAAACCGCGGACGCGGTGCTGGTGGCCCACAAGTCGCGCTCGCAGGACGTCAAGCGGCTGGTGGAAGCCTTCAAGGTCCAGCACCGTTCCGAGCTGAACCATCATCGCGAGGTGCAGCGGCCCTGGGGCTCCTACGACTCGGTGGGCCAGGGTCCGCGCTACCAGGTCAAGCGGATCACGGTCAAACCCGGCGCCCGGCTCTCGTCGCAGATGCACCATCACCGCGCCGAGCACTGGATCGTGGTGTCCGGCACGGCCCGCATCTACAACGGCGACAAGCAATACCTGCTGACGGAGAACCAGTCCACCTACATCCCGCTGGGCGAGATCCACAGCCTGGAGAACCCGGGCAAGATCCCGCTGGAAATCATCGAGGTGCAGTCCGGCGCCTATCTGGGCGAGGACGACATCGTCAGATTCCAGGACATGTATGGCCGCGCCTGA
- a CDS encoding GDP-L-fucose synthase: MTNLDQRVFVAGHRGMVGAALARELDRRGYRNVITRGRQELDLENQNQVHRFFSTTPVDVVYLAAAKVGGILANQNHPVDFLYRNLMIQSNVIRAAYAAGVRKLLFLGSSCIYPREAPQPLREDALLTGPLESTNEPYAIAKIAGLKLCEAYQRQHGARFICAMPTNLYGPRDNYDLHSSHVLPALIRKFHEGREAGQASVTIWGTGAPLREFLYVDDLARACVMLMEHPDATGIYNIGAGQDIAIAELATLVARVVGFRGAIDYDRSKPDGTPRKLMDSGRIRALGWRPEISLAHGIELAYGHFLREHPQQAVPVA, translated from the coding sequence ATGACGAACCTGGATCAGCGGGTGTTTGTCGCAGGCCATCGCGGCATGGTGGGCGCGGCGCTGGCCCGCGAACTGGACCGGCGCGGCTATCGCAACGTGATCACGCGCGGCCGGCAGGAGCTGGACCTGGAGAACCAGAACCAGGTCCACCGCTTCTTTTCCACCACGCCGGTGGACGTGGTGTACCTGGCGGCCGCCAAGGTCGGCGGCATCCTGGCCAACCAGAACCACCCGGTGGATTTCCTGTACCGGAACCTGATGATCCAGAGCAACGTCATCCGCGCCGCCTACGCGGCCGGCGTGCGCAAGCTGCTGTTCCTGGGTTCCTCGTGCATCTATCCGCGCGAGGCGCCGCAGCCGCTGCGCGAGGACGCGCTGCTGACGGGCCCGCTGGAATCGACCAACGAGCCCTACGCCATCGCCAAGATCGCCGGCCTGAAGCTGTGCGAGGCCTACCAGCGGCAACATGGCGCGCGCTTCATCTGCGCCATGCCGACCAACCTGTATGGCCCGCGCGACAACTACGACCTGCACAGCAGCCATGTGCTGCCGGCGCTGATCCGCAAGTTCCACGAAGGCCGCGAGGCCGGACAGGCCAGCGTGACGATCTGGGGCACCGGCGCGCCGCTGCGCGAGTTCCTTTACGTCGACGACCTGGCGCGCGCCTGCGTCATGCTGATGGAGCACCCGGATGCCACGGGCATCTACAACATCGGCGCCGGCCAGGACATCGCGATCGCGGAACTGGCCACGCTGGTCGCGCGGGTGGTCGGCTTTCGCGGCGCGATCGACTATGACAGGTCCAAGCCCGACGGCACGCCGCGCAAGCTGATGGACTCCGGACGCATCCGGGCATTGGGCTGGCGTCCGGAGATCTCGCTCGCGCACGGCATCGAGCTGGCCTACGGCCATTTCCTGCGGGAGCATCCGCAACAGGCGGTGCCCGTGGCCTGA
- the gmd gene encoding GDP-mannose 4,6-dehydratase, translating into MPKRALITGVTGQDGAYLAEFLLAKGYEVHGIKRRASLFNTARIDHLYQDPHDQPRNFVLHHGDMTDSCSLIRIVQSVQPDEIYNLAAQSHVGVSFEEPEYTANADGLGTLRLLEAIRILKLEDKSRFYQASTSELYGLVQETPQRETTPFYPRSPYAAAKLYAYWISVNYREAYGMYACNGILFNHESPKRGETFVTRKITRGLARIVLGLQECLYLGNLSALRDWGHARDYVEMQWLMLQQDKPEDYVIATGRQYSVREFINTAARELGLLLAWEGEGVEETATVLFSPIHDIKPGQVIVRVDPRYFRPTEVETLLGDPTKAREKLGWSPRTSFAQLVKEMVESDLKEARRDALVEQNGYEIYAYKE; encoded by the coding sequence ATGCCAAAACGGGCACTGATTACCGGCGTCACAGGCCAAGACGGCGCCTATCTGGCGGAGTTCCTGCTCGCCAAGGGCTACGAGGTGCACGGCATCAAGCGGCGGGCATCGCTGTTCAACACCGCGCGCATCGACCATCTGTACCAGGATCCGCACGACCAGCCCCGCAACTTCGTGCTGCACCATGGCGACATGACCGATTCGTGCAGCCTGATCCGCATCGTGCAATCGGTGCAGCCCGACGAGATCTACAACCTCGCGGCGCAGAGCCACGTCGGCGTGTCGTTCGAGGAACCGGAATACACCGCCAACGCCGACGGCCTGGGCACGTTGCGCCTGCTGGAAGCGATCCGCATCCTGAAGCTGGAAGACAAGTCGCGCTTCTACCAGGCCTCGACCTCCGAACTGTACGGCCTGGTGCAGGAAACGCCGCAGCGCGAGACCACGCCGTTCTATCCGCGCAGCCCCTACGCCGCCGCCAAGCTCTACGCCTACTGGATCAGCGTGAACTACCGCGAAGCCTACGGCATGTACGCCTGCAACGGCATCCTCTTCAACCACGAATCGCCCAAGCGCGGCGAGACCTTCGTCACGCGCAAGATCACGCGCGGCCTGGCGCGCATCGTACTGGGCCTGCAGGAATGCCTGTACCTGGGCAACCTGTCCGCCCTGCGCGATTGGGGCCATGCGCGCGACTACGTGGAAATGCAGTGGCTGATGCTGCAACAGGACAAGCCCGAGGACTACGTCATCGCCACCGGCCGGCAGTACAGCGTGCGTGAATTCATCAATACCGCCGCGCGCGAGCTGGGCCTGCTGCTGGCCTGGGAAGGCGAAGGCGTGGAGGAAACCGCCACCGTGCTGTTCAGCCCCATCCACGACATCAAGCCGGGTCAGGTGATCGTGCGAGTGGACCCGCGCTATTTCCGTCCGACCGAGGTCGAGACGCTGCTGGGCGACCCCACCAAGGCCCGCGAGAAGCTGGGCTGGTCGCCGCGCACCAGTTTCGCGCAGCTGGTCAAGGAAATGGTCGAGAGCGACCTGAAGGAAGCCCGGCGCGACGCGCTGGTCGAGCAGAACGGCTATGAAATCTACGCCTACAAGGAGTAA